The window AAGTGGACCTATCAGGGCACGCTTCTGGCTGCTTGAGGATCTGGTGAAAATGAGGTCATCAAGCGGCACAAAATCGTTCCGGAGGCACTAGCGTATTGGCATTTCGCACGGCATTTCTCGAATGGGCGCTCGAGCGTTTCCCAGATCTTGCCGCTGAATTTGTGGGCGAATCGGCGAAGATGCGCGTGCACATTGCCTTTTCGCGTTTCTACCACGCAACGCAGAACGCGATCGACGATGGCGATAGCGAGCTCGTAAAAGCGTACTTCCAGATCGCGGATCGGGTGCTGGCCCATGCACACCCGGAAATGCGGTCACTGTTTCATGTTGTCTTTGTCGAACACCTAAAATTCGATGATGGTCGCAAATCACGTTCGTGGGCTCTTGGACAGCTTTCCGCCCGGCTTCGCAACGAGTTCACGTCCTCTCTTGGTTGCTCTGAAGAAGTTCTTGC of the Rhodopirellula bahusiensis genome contains:
- a CDS encoding DUF7674 family protein; the encoded protein is MAFRTAFLEWALERFPDLAAEFVGESAKMRVHIAFSRFYHATQNAIDDGDSELVKAYFQIADRVLAHAHPEMRSLFHVVFVEHLKFDDGRKSRSWALGQLSARLRNEFTSSLGCSEEVLAKLN